A region from the Solibacillus sp. FSL H8-0523 genome encodes:
- a CDS encoding acetylornithine transaminase → MSALFQNYARRPFAIVEGKGTEVFDTTGKRYLDFTSGIAVCNLGHAHPAIVEAIKTQSEKLWHISNLFESPGQEQLAASLVKDIPLDYAFFCNSGAEANEAAIKLARKHTSKHKIIVFEQSFHGRTFGAMSATGQDKVRQGFGPLVSEFITLPFNDVAQLKAAVDGETAAIMLEIIQGEGGVNSVTDEFAQAIADIQASSDVLVIVDEVQTGIGRTGTRFAFEQTAITPDIVSMAKGLGGGFPIGGILAKAKFFDTFSAGTHGTTFGGNPLGVAVAQTVINHIFDEAFLQNVQHKSTYIVDKLQQAFPEAKYSIQGKGLMLGLSLGGEEVAPYVTALDEAGLLTVAAGPKVIRLLPPLTVTEQEIDEAVEKLVAVIKK, encoded by the coding sequence ATGAGTGCATTATTTCAAAATTACGCAAGAAGACCGTTTGCCATTGTCGAAGGAAAAGGCACAGAGGTTTTTGATACAACAGGTAAACGTTATTTAGATTTTACAAGTGGTATTGCGGTGTGTAACTTAGGTCACGCACATCCAGCGATTGTGGAAGCGATTAAAACCCAAAGTGAAAAGCTATGGCATATTAGCAACTTATTTGAAAGCCCAGGCCAAGAACAATTAGCCGCGTCTTTAGTCAAAGATATTCCATTAGACTACGCATTTTTCTGTAATAGTGGTGCGGAAGCCAACGAAGCTGCCATTAAATTAGCACGCAAGCATACAAGCAAGCATAAAATTATTGTCTTTGAGCAAAGCTTCCATGGTCGTACATTTGGTGCGATGAGTGCGACAGGTCAAGATAAGGTGCGCCAAGGTTTCGGTCCATTAGTAAGTGAATTCATTACATTACCATTTAATGACGTAGCGCAGTTGAAAGCAGCGGTAGACGGAGAAACTGCGGCAATCATGCTTGAAATCATTCAAGGTGAAGGTGGCGTAAACAGCGTTACTGATGAATTCGCACAGGCGATAGCGGACATTCAAGCAAGCTCGGATGTATTAGTCATTGTTGATGAAGTGCAAACGGGTATTGGCCGTACGGGTACGCGCTTTGCGTTTGAGCAAACAGCGATTACACCGGACATTGTGTCGATGGCAAAAGGTCTTGGCGGTGGTTTCCCAATTGGTGGGATCTTAGCGAAGGCAAAATTCTTTGATACATTTAGCGCGGGCACGCACGGTACGACATTTGGTGGCAATCCACTAGGTGTGGCAGTAGCACAAACAGTCATTAACCATATATTTGACGAAGCATTCTTACAAAATGTCCAGCACAAGTCTACATACATCGTTGATAAGCTACAGCAAGCGTTTCCTGAAGCGAAGTATAGTATTCAAGGGAAAGGCTTAATGCTGGGCCTTAGCTTAGGTGGCGAAGAGGTAGCACCGTATGTAACGGCTTTAGATGAAGCCGGCTTACTAACTGTAGCAGCTGGCCCAAAAGTCATCCGTTTATTACCGCCATTAACGGTAACAGAGCAAGAAATCGATGAAGCGGTTGAAAAGCTAGTAGCAGTTATTAAAAAATAA
- a CDS encoding GNAT family N-acetyltransferase, with translation MNHVKNHYCVELDTRHGKVLVEGPVPSEQLASYTLHEDLKAFRPSQQQHEALVDIAKLEEGRIIVIRQDHMIVGYVTYLYPDPLERWAEDRIPNMIELGAIEVIPSFRGTGAGKKLLEVSFMDDSMEDYLVITTEYYWHWDLKGTGLSVWDYRNMMERMMTTTNFEYYATDDPEITSHPANCLMARVGSRVGPETLERFDRLRFRSRFMY, from the coding sequence ATGAATCATGTAAAAAATCATTATTGCGTTGAGCTTGATACAAGGCATGGCAAAGTTTTAGTGGAGGGACCTGTTCCTTCTGAGCAGCTTGCTTCGTATACTTTACACGAAGATTTAAAAGCATTTCGCCCTTCTCAGCAGCAACACGAGGCACTTGTGGACATTGCAAAATTAGAGGAAGGCCGCATTATTGTTATTCGCCAAGATCATATGATTGTTGGCTATGTAACGTATTTGTACCCTGACCCACTTGAACGCTGGGCAGAAGATCGTATTCCAAATATGATTGAACTCGGTGCCATCGAGGTAATTCCATCATTTCGTGGGACAGGTGCAGGTAAAAAATTACTAGAAGTATCATTTATGGACGATTCAATGGAAGATTATTTAGTCATTACAACCGAATATTATTGGCATTGGGACTTAAAAGGCACAGGTCTTTCAGTGTGGGATTATCGTAATATGATGGAACGTATGATGACAACGACCAACTTTGAATACTATGCAACGGATGATCCAGAAATTACATCGCATCCAGCGAACTGTCTCATGGCACGTGTGGGGTCACGTGTTGGACCAGAAACGCTTGAGCGTTTTGACAGATTACGCTTTAGAAGCCGCTTCATGTATTAA
- the argJ gene encoding bifunctional ornithine acetyltransferase/N-acetylglutamate synthase, with amino-acid sequence MASTIEMKKLSSKNIVSPKGFTAAGVHCGIKHKKKDLAILISDVPASVAGVFTTNAVQAAPIKVTKEVVYNTKKMQAVIVNSGNANACTGKQGLADAYQMQQLTAEKLGIDASLVGVASTGVIGEIMKMEPVQSGMALLKPDSKLENGIDFAQAIMTTDTVMKNTTYATVIDGKEVLVSGAAKGSGMIEPNMATMLGFITTDANIESDELQKALSSVTDRTFNSITVDGDTSTNDTVVVMANGLAGNEPLSPAHPDWENFYTALRLVAEDLAKSIARDGEGATKLIEVEVEGAVSDEEARKIAKTVVGSPLVKTAVFGCDANWGRIIAAVGYSGATVDPEKITIKIGGATMVENGEPIKFSEDELIEILKQHEVKIYVSLEVGEGHGFAWGCDLTYDYVQINASYRS; translated from the coding sequence ATGGCATCAACAATTGAAATGAAAAAATTATCAAGCAAAAATATCGTGTCACCAAAAGGCTTTACAGCAGCAGGAGTACACTGCGGAATCAAACATAAGAAAAAAGATTTAGCCATTTTAATTAGTGACGTTCCGGCGAGCGTTGCCGGTGTCTTCACAACAAATGCTGTGCAAGCAGCACCGATTAAGGTAACAAAAGAAGTTGTTTACAATACGAAAAAAATGCAAGCAGTAATCGTCAATTCAGGAAATGCCAATGCTTGTACAGGCAAGCAAGGATTAGCAGATGCGTACCAAATGCAGCAGCTAACTGCTGAAAAATTAGGCATTGATGCAAGTTTAGTAGGGGTTGCTTCAACAGGGGTAATCGGTGAAATTATGAAAATGGAGCCAGTGCAAAGCGGGATGGCGCTACTGAAACCAGATTCAAAATTAGAAAACGGCATTGATTTTGCGCAAGCAATCATGACGACAGATACAGTGATGAAAAATACTACGTACGCAACCGTTATTGACGGAAAAGAAGTGTTAGTTTCAGGCGCGGCAAAAGGTTCAGGGATGATTGAGCCAAACATGGCAACAATGCTTGGTTTTATTACGACAGATGCAAACATTGAATCTGATGAATTACAAAAGGCATTATCAAGCGTGACAGACCGTACATTTAACTCAATTACAGTAGACGGAGATACGTCGACAAATGACACAGTTGTTGTCATGGCGAATGGTCTAGCAGGTAATGAGCCACTGTCACCAGCACATCCAGATTGGGAAAACTTCTATACAGCACTACGCCTTGTTGCAGAGGATTTAGCGAAATCCATTGCACGTGATGGTGAAGGGGCAACGAAGTTAATCGAAGTGGAAGTAGAGGGAGCGGTTTCAGACGAGGAAGCACGTAAAATTGCAAAAACAGTTGTCGGTTCACCACTTGTTAAAACAGCGGTATTTGGCTGTGATGCAAACTGGGGTCGTATTATCGCCGCGGTCGGTTATTCAGGTGCAACGGTTGATCCAGAAAAAATTACAATTAAAATTGGTGGCGCAACAATGGTCGAAAACGGTGAGCCAATTAAATTTTCAGAAGATGAGCTAATCGAAATTTTAAAGCAGCATGAAGTAAAAATTTACGTGTCGCTTGAAGTTGGCGAAGGGCACGGATTTGCATGGGGGTGTGATTTAACTTATGACTATGTTCAAATCAACGCATCATACCGCTCGTAA
- the argC gene encoding N-acetyl-gamma-glutamyl-phosphate reductase, whose product MKVGIIGATGYGGLELLRFLHNHKEVEQIGLFTSSEEGTVFSDKFPHLTDLYNVPLQKIDYDALAKYDVVFASTPSGVSSSLFPPLVGLGPKLIDLSGDFRLKDLASYEQWYKKTPAPQAAVDKSVYGLTEWNEQAIRDAELIANPGCYPTAVLLSLLPLIKHKLIDPSLLIIDAKSGISGAGNKPSQAAHYSEANESFSIYKINEHQHIPEIEQAISLFAGIDTTITFNTHLVPMTRGILATSYAQVTEGVTQQQLIDCLNETYKNHPFVRVIQDANAIGTNRVKGSNFCDIYVKLDERTKRATIIGVIDNLVKGAAGQAIQNMNVQFGLPQQTGLQLVPYFI is encoded by the coding sequence ATGAAGGTAGGAATAATTGGTGCAACAGGCTATGGCGGGTTAGAGCTGCTACGCTTTTTGCATAACCATAAAGAGGTAGAACAAATTGGCTTATTTACATCATCTGAAGAAGGCACGGTATTCTCAGATAAATTTCCACATTTAACAGATTTATATAATGTACCATTACAGAAAATTGATTATGACGCACTAGCAAAATACGATGTTGTGTTTGCGAGCACGCCGTCTGGAGTCTCAAGCAGTCTATTTCCACCCCTTGTTGGCTTAGGTCCAAAACTGATTGATCTATCAGGTGATTTCCGATTAAAGGACTTAGCAAGCTACGAGCAGTGGTATAAAAAAACACCAGCGCCACAAGCGGCCGTTGATAAAAGTGTATACGGCTTAACGGAATGGAATGAACAAGCAATTCGTGACGCTGAATTAATCGCCAATCCTGGCTGCTATCCAACAGCGGTATTATTATCACTACTTCCGTTAATTAAGCATAAATTAATCGATCCGAGCTTATTAATTATTGATGCGAAAAGTGGCATTTCAGGCGCGGGCAACAAACCTTCACAAGCGGCACATTATAGTGAAGCGAACGAAAGCTTCTCGATTTATAAAATTAATGAGCATCAGCATATTCCGGAAATCGAGCAGGCAATTAGCTTATTTGCAGGTATTGATACGACGATTACATTTAATACACATTTAGTGCCGATGACGCGCGGCATTTTAGCGACGTCTTATGCACAAGTGACAGAAGGTGTGACGCAGCAGCAATTAATCGATTGCTTAAATGAAACGTATAAAAACCATCCATTCGTGCGTGTTATTCAAGATGCGAATGCGATTGGCACAAACCGAGTGAAGGGCTCCAACTTCTGTGACATTTACGTCAAGCTTGATGAACGAACAAAGCGCGCAACAATCATTGGGGTGATTGATAACTTAGTTAAAGGCGCGGCAGGTCAAGCGATTCAAAATATGAACGTGCAATTCGGGCTACCACAACAAACAGGTTTACAACTTGTACCATACTTTATTTAG
- the acsA gene encoding acetate--CoA ligase, protein MKTMEKLAAIPGEHNLKNYEETVATHEWGNTEKAFSWYETGKVNIAYEAIDRHADSQLKDKVALHYNDGSRKEAYTFEQMKYYSNQAANVIQAKANLQKGDRIFIFMPRTPELYFSLLGSLKIGAIVGPLFEAFMEGAVYDRLADSEAVAIVTTSALLSRIPLEKLPHLKTVFLVGEHIEETDKIIDFNKHLQEASTDFDIEWVDKEDGSILHYTSGSTGAPKGVLHVHYAMVQQYQTSKWVLDLKDDDIYWCTADPGWVTGTAYGIFGPWLNGVTNVIIGGRFSPQAWYSAIQEYKVTVWYSAPTAFRMLMGAGPSVIQQYDLSSLRHVLSVGEPLNPEVVRWGMDTLDHRIHDTWWMTETGGHMICNYPSMEIKLGSMGKPVPGVYATIVDDAGNEVPPFTMGNLAIKKGWPAMMRGIWGNPERYDSYFLKGEWYVSGDSAYMDDEGYFWFQGRVDDVIMTAGERVGPFEVESKLLEHPDVLEAGVIGKPDPIRGEIIKAFVSLREGAVPSEALEAEIREFVKTGLSAHAAPREIEFKDKLPKTRSGKIMRRVLKAWELDLPTGDLSTMED, encoded by the coding sequence ATGAAAACAATGGAGAAATTAGCGGCGATTCCAGGGGAACATAATTTAAAAAATTATGAGGAAACAGTTGCTACACACGAATGGGGAAATACTGAGAAAGCATTCTCTTGGTATGAAACAGGCAAGGTAAATATTGCATATGAAGCGATTGATCGCCACGCCGATTCACAGCTAAAAGACAAGGTTGCGCTCCATTATAATGATGGTTCACGTAAAGAGGCGTATACGTTTGAACAAATGAAGTACTATTCAAACCAAGCAGCGAATGTTATTCAGGCAAAAGCGAATTTACAAAAAGGGGATCGGATTTTCATTTTTATGCCGCGGACACCAGAGCTTTATTTTAGCTTATTAGGGTCGCTTAAAATTGGAGCAATTGTTGGACCATTATTCGAAGCCTTTATGGAAGGTGCAGTATATGACCGTCTAGCGGATAGTGAGGCAGTTGCAATCGTAACAACGTCAGCGCTACTGAGTCGCATACCACTTGAAAAATTGCCACACTTAAAAACGGTCTTTTTAGTAGGAGAACATATAGAAGAAACAGATAAAATTATCGACTTTAACAAGCACTTACAAGAGGCATCTACAGACTTTGACATCGAATGGGTTGATAAAGAGGATGGCTCAATTTTACACTATACGTCAGGTTCTACAGGTGCACCTAAAGGGGTACTCCATGTACATTATGCGATGGTTCAACAATATCAAACGTCAAAGTGGGTACTTGATTTAAAAGATGACGACATTTATTGGTGTACAGCAGACCCAGGTTGGGTAACTGGAACCGCATACGGGATTTTCGGTCCGTGGCTGAACGGGGTAACGAATGTCATTATCGGTGGTCGTTTTAGTCCGCAAGCCTGGTACAGTGCAATTCAAGAATACAAGGTAACCGTTTGGTATAGTGCACCGACCGCATTTCGTATGTTAATGGGTGCAGGTCCAAGTGTCATTCAACAGTACGATTTATCGTCACTACGTCATGTGTTATCGGTTGGGGAGCCGTTAAACCCAGAGGTAGTACGCTGGGGTATGGATACCTTAGATCACCGTATTCATGACACATGGTGGATGACCGAAACAGGTGGCCACATGATCTGTAATTACCCATCAATGGAAATCAAGCTCGGTTCAATGGGAAAACCTGTGCCAGGTGTTTACGCAACGATTGTTGATGATGCGGGAAATGAAGTACCACCGTTTACAATGGGCAATTTAGCTATAAAAAAAGGTTGGCCGGCAATGATGCGCGGGATTTGGGGCAATCCAGAACGCTATGACTCGTACTTCTTAAAAGGTGAGTGGTATGTGTCGGGGGATTCTGCTTATATGGATGATGAAGGTTACTTCTGGTTCCAGGGGCGTGTGGATGATGTCATTATGACAGCAGGTGAGCGCGTTGGTCCGTTTGAAGTTGAAAGTAAATTGCTTGAACATCCGGATGTCCTGGAAGCTGGTGTAATCGGAAAGCCAGACCCAATACGCGGTGAAATAATTAAAGCATTCGTTTCATTACGTGAAGGTGCCGTGCCAAGTGAAGCGCTTGAAGCAGAAATTCGTGAATTTGTAAAAACGGGTCTTTCAGCGCACGCAGCACCACGTGAAATTGAATTCAAAGACAAATTACCGAAAACACGCAGTGGTAAAATTATGCGTCGCGTGTTAAAAGCATGGGAGCTTGATTTACCAACGGGCGACTTATCAACAATGGAAGATTAA
- a CDS encoding acetoin utilization AcuB family protein — MIVEEIMNRELHTLTPENSVRDAVRLMREKNIRHVPIVNNEHNVVGIVTDHDIKKALPSCLREEPNSTIYDAAVDEIMTKNPLVGHPLDFVEEVALTFYDAKISCLPIISANKLVGIVTTTDLLYTYIELTGAHKPGSKIDIRVEDRPGILNEITKVFYENHANMLSVLVYPDGDSEKTRILSVRLQVINPLPIIEDLRNQGFHVLWPHLPGVTR, encoded by the coding sequence ATGATTGTCGAAGAGATTATGAACCGTGAACTACATACGCTCACGCCTGAAAATTCAGTGCGTGATGCCGTGCGCTTAATGCGCGAAAAAAATATTCGTCATGTACCCATTGTGAACAATGAACATAACGTTGTTGGAATCGTCACAGATCATGACATCAAAAAGGCGTTACCTTCCTGCTTACGTGAGGAGCCGAACTCGACGATTTACGATGCAGCAGTTGATGAAATTATGACGAAAAATCCACTTGTTGGTCATCCGCTCGACTTTGTTGAAGAGGTTGCATTGACATTTTACGATGCTAAAATTAGCTGCTTACCGATTATTTCTGCCAATAAGTTAGTGGGGATTGTCACAACAACGGATTTATTGTACACATACATTGAATTAACTGGTGCGCATAAACCGGGCTCCAAAATCGATATCCGTGTAGAAGACCGTCCTGGCATCTTGAACGAAATCACAAAAGTATTTTACGAAAATCATGCCAATATGTTAAGCGTGCTTGTTTATCCAGATGGTGATAGTGAAAAAACGCGTATTTTAAGTGTCCGATTACAAGTAATTAATCCACTTCCGATTATTGAAGATTTACGAAATCAAGGCTTCCATGTATTGTGGCCTCATTTACCTGGCGTAACACGATGA
- the argB gene encoding acetylglutamate kinase, translating to MTMFKSTHHTARKMVIKLGGSALEGLNEAFFRNFKALQAQGIELIITHGGGPAINRELAAAGITSHTVNGLRVTSEEMIGLVQSTLIGKVNPALVHELQAAGIAAIGLNGFDNALLTSDFLDFETYQYVGEVKRVNVDILNTLTEAGVVPVIACIGATQSGQALNINGDTVASEIALAVGADCLLLVTDVAGIRINDEYQTEVTPSLIDTWIKEGHIYGGMIPKVQGALNCLQAGIPSVRIVNETLTGTTIQSEELVR from the coding sequence ATGACTATGTTCAAATCAACGCATCATACCGCTCGTAAAATGGTCATTAAGCTTGGAGGCAGTGCGCTAGAAGGTCTAAACGAAGCCTTCTTTCGTAATTTCAAAGCGCTGCAAGCACAAGGGATTGAGCTGATAATTACCCATGGTGGCGGTCCGGCAATTAACCGCGAATTAGCAGCGGCAGGCATTACGTCACATACAGTAAACGGCCTGCGTGTTACGAGTGAAGAAATGATTGGCCTTGTCCAATCAACGTTAATTGGTAAAGTAAACCCAGCACTTGTACATGAGCTTCAGGCGGCAGGTATTGCAGCGATCGGCTTAAACGGCTTTGATAACGCGCTGCTAACAAGTGACTTTTTAGATTTTGAAACGTATCAATACGTAGGGGAAGTCAAACGAGTAAATGTCGATATTTTAAATACGTTAACTGAAGCAGGCGTTGTGCCAGTCATTGCTTGTATTGGCGCAACGCAGTCAGGTCAGGCATTAAATATTAATGGGGATACAGTAGCAAGTGAAATCGCGCTCGCAGTTGGCGCAGATTGCCTATTACTTGTCACAGATGTTGCGGGAATTCGTATTAACGATGAATACCAAACCGAAGTGACACCGAGTTTAATCGATACTTGGATTAAAGAAGGTCACATATACGGAGGGATGATACCGAAAGTACAGGGCGCGCTAAATTGCCTACAAGCCGGGATTCCATCCGTTCGAATTGTCAATGAAACATTAACTGGTACGACGATACAAAGTGAGGAGCTAGTAAGATGA
- a CDS encoding acetoin utilization protein AcuC, whose product MKKAVFIYSPDQLNYKFSDTHPFNHKRLHLTIDLLKNIGALSEDDIVPARIATDEEIALAHDPQYIEVVKKAGHGDLTTQQGEPYGIGTEDTPMFPNMHEASALLVGGTLQAVDYVLQGKAEHAINLGGGLHHGFRGRASGFCIYNDSSVAIKYIQEKYGLRVLYVDTDAHHGDGVQWSFYDDPNVCTLSIHETGRYLFPGTGNITERGNGEGYGTSFNFPIDAFTEDESFLQVYEESMREVFEFFKPDVVLTQNGADAHYFDPLTHLYGTMNIYQEIPKLAHKLAHEYCEGRWIAVGGGGYDIWRVVPRAWSYIWTEMTDQQLPSGPLPQAWLDKWQGESPVPFIPTWEDPNPLYEAIPRKAEIEEKNAQMLEKALHMIRTEKNRS is encoded by the coding sequence ATGAAAAAAGCCGTTTTTATTTATTCACCAGATCAGCTTAATTACAAATTTTCGGACACACACCCGTTTAATCATAAACGCTTACATTTAACAATTGATTTACTAAAAAATATTGGCGCGCTTTCAGAAGATGACATCGTACCCGCGCGCATCGCAACAGATGAAGAAATCGCACTTGCTCATGACCCACAATATATAGAAGTTGTCAAAAAAGCCGGACATGGTGACTTAACAACGCAGCAAGGCGAACCATACGGCATTGGAACAGAGGATACACCGATGTTCCCAAACATGCATGAAGCGAGTGCCTTACTCGTTGGTGGTACACTTCAAGCCGTTGACTATGTGCTTCAAGGTAAAGCCGAGCACGCCATTAATTTAGGTGGTGGACTGCATCATGGTTTCCGTGGCCGTGCTTCTGGTTTTTGTATTTACAATGACAGTAGCGTCGCCATTAAATACATCCAAGAAAAATATGGATTACGCGTGCTCTATGTCGATACGGACGCGCATCATGGGGACGGCGTGCAATGGTCGTTTTACGATGACCCGAATGTTTGTACGTTATCAATTCATGAAACAGGCCGCTACCTATTCCCAGGCACCGGCAATATTACGGAACGCGGGAACGGAGAAGGTTACGGCACATCCTTTAACTTCCCTATTGATGCTTTTACTGAAGACGAAAGCTTTTTACAAGTGTATGAAGAATCTATGCGCGAAGTATTTGAATTTTTCAAGCCGGATGTTGTGTTAACACAAAACGGAGCCGATGCGCATTATTTCGATCCACTCACACATTTATACGGCACGATGAATATTTATCAAGAAATTCCAAAGCTTGCGCATAAACTTGCCCATGAATATTGCGAGGGTCGTTGGATTGCGGTAGGTGGTGGCGGCTATGATATTTGGCGAGTAGTGCCGCGCGCTTGGTCGTATATTTGGACGGAAATGACGGATCAGCAATTACCGAGCGGGCCATTACCACAAGCCTGGCTCGACAAATGGCAGGGCGAGTCGCCAGTACCATTCATTCCTACATGGGAAGATCCAAATCCATTATACGAAGCCATTCCACGTAAAGCCGAAATCGAGG